Genomic DNA from Streptomyces caniferus:
CGGCCCTGGTGCTGTGCGCGCCGTTCACCCCGATGCTGTTCATGGGCGAGGAGTGGGGCGCGACCACCCCGTGGCAGTACTTCACCGATCACACGGATCCGGAGCTGGCGGAGGCGGTACGCGCCGGGCGCCGCCGCGAGTTCGCCGCGCACGAGTGGGCCGGGCACGCCGACGACTGGCCGGATCCGCAGGACCCGGCGACCCGCGACCGCTGCGTCCTGGACTGGAGCGAACCCGCCGTGGAGCCGCACACCGCACTGCTGGCCTGGCACCGTACCCTGCTGGCGCTGCGCCACGAGCTGCCGCCGCTGACCGACCCGGATCCACGCCACACCGCCGTCCGCTACGACGAGCGGGCCCGCTGGCTCCTGCTGCGGCGCGGCCCGCTACGGGTGGCGGTCAATCTCGCGCGGGACACCACGGCCGCCGTTCCGGTCGCCGGGGACGGCGCGGAGGGAGCCGGCGCGGACGGGGATGCTCCGGGCGGCGGGGCCCGGCTGCAGGCGCTGGCGGGCTGGCCCGGTGCCCGGCTTCCCGGGGCGGACGGTGTGCTGCGGCTCCCCCCGGAGTCGGCGGTGGTGCTCGGGCCGTAGCCCCGGCCGCCGGGGGCTCAGTGCGAGAACTCCGAGACGAACGCCGCGCAGAAGGCCTCCAGATCGCCCGGCCGCCGACTGGTGATCAGGGTGTTCGGCCCGCTGGTGCAGATCGCGACCTGTTCGTCGACCCAGGTGCCGCCCGCGTTGCGGACATCGGTGCGCAGACTCGGCCAGGAGGTCAGCGTGCGGCCGCGCACCACATCGGCCTCGATGAGCGTCCACGGCGCGTGGCAGATGGCGGCCACCGGCTTCCCGGCGTCGAAGAAGGACTTGACGAACGCCACGGCCCGCTCATCCAGGCGCAGGGCGTCCGGGCCCGCCACCCCACCGGG
This window encodes:
- a CDS encoding type 1 glutamine amidotransferase domain-containing protein → MQAAFLVATEGTEQVELTRSWQAVTDASGGPTLVSPRAGKVQAFHHLDKADTFPVDLTVDEATAADFDGLVLPGGVAGPDALRLDERAVAFVKSFFDAGKPVAAICHAPWTLIEADVVRGRTLTSWPSLRTDVRNAGGTWVDEQVAICTSGPNTLITSRRPGDLEAFCAAFVSEFSH